The genomic DNA TCAGGCTTATAACCAACAAAAACGTGCCGCACAATTGGTGAAGCAACCGTGGAAATTACTTTTTGCTGAAGACCATTACAGTGCTTCGATCCAAGACAATAATCGCTATGAAGGCTTATTTACTGGAGAAAAAACACCAACATTCCCACATGATATCAAGGCAATTTCACGTCGTGAAAAGCGCAAAGGAAAGCCTGAGTACGGTATTTTGGCCAAAACGCCCTGGGGTAATCAATTGACTGTTGAGATGGCAGAGGCGGCGATCAAAGGGGAGCAGCTTGGAACACATGCTTTCCCTGATATGTTGTCGGTTTCGTTCTCCTGTACTGATTATGTGGGGCATCAGTTTGCTCCTAATTCCCGCGAGGTAGAAGATATTTATTTGCGCCTGGACCGTCAGTTGGCACAATTGTTCAAAACCATTGACAGTACCGTGGGCATGAACAATGTTGTGGTATTCTTGACTGCCGATCATGCGGGTGCTTTCAATGCCAACTACATCCATGATTTAGGTTTTCAGCCTGCGGTATATGTAAAAGGCGAAGACCTTGTTGCACAAACCAAATCAGTTTTGAACAGCAAATACGGTCAGGCCAATTGGGTGATGGGTTATTATGGAGAACAAATCTACCTGAACCGTCAGTTGATTGCGCAAAAAGGGCTGAACCTTGCGGAAGTTCAGAAAACAGCTGCTGACGAGCTGATGAAAAATGAATATGTGAAAGAGGTGGCTACCGAGCAAGATTTGCTTTCGGGCAATTTTACAGAAGGCTATAAAGCTTTATTGAAAAGAGGATGTCATCCCGAAAATTCTGGCGATCTGTTTATGGTATATCAATCTGGTGTATTAATGCAGTGGGGAGATCAACAAACAGGAACCTCGCATTCGATGACGTATAATTATGATACCCATGTGCCTTATTTGATGATGGGCTACGATGTACCAAAAGGCAAGGAGGTCAATCAGAAAGTGGCCATCACGCAGATT from Persicobacter psychrovividus includes the following:
- a CDS encoding alkaline phosphatase family protein; the protein is MKKHLLLLTALCLSALSVFAQKKTPLKRPKMVVGIIVDQMRYDYITRFWDEFSEDGFKRMVKEGTTFRDMHYNYAPTCTGPGHSTVWSGAYPANSGIANNSFYDRKSGKMVYCVTDTTQTTVGANDEYGQCSPFRMKVTNLGDELKMVSNQRSKVIAVSFKDRAAVLPGGHFADGAFWFDYKTGDFISSSYYMKGKDLPAWVQAYNQQKRAAQLVKQPWKLLFAEDHYSASIQDNNRYEGLFTGEKTPTFPHDIKAISRREKRKGKPEYGILAKTPWGNQLTVEMAEAAIKGEQLGTHAFPDMLSVSFSCTDYVGHQFAPNSREVEDIYLRLDRQLAQLFKTIDSTVGMNNVVVFLTADHAGAFNANYIHDLGFQPAVYVKGEDLVAQTKSVLNSKYGQANWVMGYYGEQIYLNRQLIAQKGLNLAEVQKTAADELMKNEYVKEVATEQDLLSGNFTEGYKALLKRGCHPENSGDLFMVYQSGVLMQWGDQQTGTSHSMTYNYDTHVPYLMMGYDVPKGKEVNQKVAITQIAPTIANKLKMTAPSAAFEPVLPLVCGAN